The Mastacembelus armatus unplaced genomic scaffold, fMasArm1.2, whole genome shotgun sequence genome contains a region encoding:
- the LOC113143767 gene encoding zinc finger protein 239-like has protein sequence MQSLEINQHFHPAKKTYSCDQCGKAFSHLGHLKTHQRIHSGEKPYWCDQCGKAFTRLDSMKRHKRIHSGEKPYWCDQCRKAFSHLDHLKTHQRIHSGEKPYNCDQCEKAFSRLDQLKSHQVIHSGEKPYNCDQCGKAFTVLGSLKIHHRIHSGEKPYSCDQCGKAFTELGSLKRHRRIHSGQRPYSCDQCCGKAFSHSSHLKTHQRFTELGSLKRHRRIHSGQKPYNCDQCGKAFTELGSLKRHRRIHSGEKPFGPKNRAQGSLRLLTESPLPQSHKGTVWSIESLGSAARGEE, from the exons ATGCAGAGTTTAGAGATTAATCAGCATTTTCACCctgcaaagaaaacatacagctgtgaccagtgtggaaaagccttctcccatttaggccacctgaaaacacatcagcgtattcactctggagagaagccatactggtgtgaccagtgtggaaaagccttcacacgGTTAGACTCCATGAAAAGACAtaagcgtattcactctggagagaagccatactggtgtgaccagtgtaGAAAAGCCTTCTCCCACTTAgaccacctgaaaacacatcagcgtattcactctggagagaagccatacaacTGTGACCAGTGTGAAAAAGCCTTCTCACGGTTAGACCAACTGAAAAGTCATCAGGttattcactctggagagaagccctacaactgtgaccaatgtggaaaagccttcacagtgttagGCTCCCTCAAAATTCATCAccgtattcactctggagagaagccatacagctgtgaccaatgtggaaaagccttcacagagttaggctcCCTCAAAAGACATAggcgtattcactctggacagaggccatacagctgtgaccaatgt tgtggaaaagccttctcccaCTCAagccacctgaaaacacatcagc gcttcacagagttaggctcCCTCAAAAGACACAggcgtattcactctggacagaagccaTATAactgtgaccaatgtggaaaagccttcacagagttaggctcCCTCAAAAGACATAggcgtattcactctggagagaagcc gtttggacctaaGAACCGTGCACAGGGGAGTCtaagactcctgactgaaagccctctgCCCCAgtcccataagggaacggtttggagcattgagagtCTAGGATCTGCTGcaaggggagaggagtga